One genomic window of Microbacterium sp. BH-3-3-3 includes the following:
- a CDS encoding ParB/RepB/Spo0J family partition protein — MAKRTGLGRGIGALIPTAEPSESRPVDVFFPGASSSSTAESAEKTDASAEADGLVTVPGARLVHIDPKLIVPNPRQPRTHFDSDDLAELVHSVREFGVLQPVVVRDKGDGTYELIMGERRTRASREAGLDTIPAVVRETEDEYLLRDALLENLHRSQLNPLEEASAYQQLLEDFGITQEELATRIGRSRPQISNTIRLLKLPVPVQQRVAAGVLSAGHARAILSLDDPREMQKLADKIVNEDLSVRAAEAAAKMPGVAPVRQKPQAGSRRAGLDEVAERLGDRFDTKVRVSLTAKKGQISIDFASIQDLNRILATLGEDGYTG, encoded by the coding sequence ATGGCGAAGAGAACCGGTCTGGGTCGCGGTATCGGCGCCCTCATTCCCACCGCAGAGCCGTCGGAGTCCCGTCCGGTCGACGTCTTCTTCCCCGGTGCGTCGAGCTCGTCGACGGCGGAGTCCGCGGAGAAGACTGACGCATCTGCCGAGGCAGATGGTCTCGTCACGGTCCCGGGCGCGCGGCTCGTGCACATCGACCCCAAGTTGATCGTTCCCAACCCGCGTCAACCGCGCACGCACTTCGACTCCGACGATCTCGCTGAGCTCGTCCACTCGGTGCGCGAGTTCGGCGTGCTGCAGCCCGTCGTGGTCCGGGACAAGGGCGACGGCACCTATGAGCTCATCATGGGCGAGCGCCGCACCCGCGCGTCTCGCGAGGCAGGCCTCGACACCATCCCCGCGGTGGTCCGTGAGACCGAAGACGAGTACCTGCTGCGTGATGCTCTGCTCGAGAACCTTCACCGTTCCCAACTGAATCCGTTGGAAGAAGCGTCGGCCTACCAGCAGCTGCTCGAGGATTTCGGGATCACTCAGGAGGAACTCGCCACGAGGATCGGCCGGTCGCGCCCGCAGATCAGCAACACGATCCGCCTGTTGAAGCTGCCCGTCCCCGTTCAGCAGCGAGTGGCGGCCGGAGTCCTGAGTGCCGGACACGCCCGCGCCATCCTGTCGCTCGACGACCCGCGCGAGATGCAGAAGCTCGCCGACAAGATCGTGAACGAGGATCTGTCTGTGCGCGCGGCCGAAGCCGCGGCGAAGATGCCCGGGGTGGCGCCGGTGCGGCAGAAACCGCAGGCAGGCTCGCGTCGTGCAGGCCTCGACGAGGTCGCCGAGCGTTTGGGCGATCGGTTCGACACGAAGGTCCGCGTCTCTCTCACCGCGAAAAAAGGCCAGATCAGCATCGATTTCGCCTCGATTCAGGATCTGAACCGGATCCTGGCGACCCTGGGCGAAGACGGGTACACGGGCTGA
- the trxA gene encoding thioredoxin, translated as MTAKATTSATFEQDVLQADGPVLVDFWAEWCGPCRMVAPVLDEIQNENSGKITILKLNVDENPDLAMKYQITSIPAMKVFQGGEVKTTIIGAKPKYALEQDLAPFLG; from the coding sequence ATGACTGCCAAGGCGACGACCTCCGCAACGTTCGAGCAGGACGTCCTGCAGGCTGACGGACCCGTTCTCGTGGACTTCTGGGCCGAGTGGTGCGGACCGTGTCGCATGGTCGCCCCCGTCCTCGACGAGATCCAGAACGAGAACTCGGGCAAGATCACGATCCTCAAGCTCAACGTCGACGAGAACCCCGACCTCGCGATGAAGTACCAGATCACCTCCATCCCCGCGATGAAGGTCTTCCAGGGTGGTGAGGTCAAGACGACCATCATCGGTGCGAAGCCCAAGTACGCACTCGAGCAGGACCTCGCGCCGTTCCTCGGCTGA
- the trxB gene encoding thioredoxin-disulfide reductase — MRHVIIIGSGPAGYTAAIYAARANLEPLVVASSVEAGGDLMNTTEVENFPGFPDGIQGPDLMAKMQAQAERFGAQVLYDDVVSLQLDGPVKTVTLGSGKVEEAISVIYATGSAYRKLGLEGEERLSGRGVSWCATCDGFFFRDRTIAVVGGGDSAMEEANFLTKFASKVYIIHRKDSLRASKIMQERAVANPKIEFIWNSAVDEILGDDAVNGVRLRSTVDDTVSELPLDGLFVAIGNDPRTHLVHDKLQLTDQGTIWVDGRSSRTSVEGVFAAGDVIDPTYRQAITAAGSGTVAALDVEHFLAARGEAGEPAVAESPIEGLPDAAVV; from the coding sequence GTGCGTCACGTCATCATCATCGGATCGGGCCCCGCCGGCTACACCGCCGCCATCTACGCCGCCCGAGCCAACCTCGAGCCCCTCGTCGTCGCGAGTTCCGTCGAAGCCGGCGGCGACCTCATGAACACGACCGAGGTCGAGAACTTCCCCGGCTTCCCCGACGGCATCCAGGGTCCTGACCTCATGGCCAAGATGCAGGCGCAGGCCGAACGCTTCGGAGCGCAGGTGTTGTACGACGACGTCGTGTCGCTACAGCTCGACGGCCCCGTCAAAACCGTCACGCTCGGCAGCGGCAAGGTCGAAGAGGCTATCTCGGTCATCTACGCCACCGGCTCCGCGTACCGCAAGCTCGGACTCGAGGGCGAAGAGCGACTCTCGGGCCGCGGCGTCTCGTGGTGCGCCACGTGCGACGGCTTCTTCTTCCGTGACCGCACCATCGCCGTCGTCGGCGGCGGCGACTCCGCCATGGAAGAGGCGAACTTCCTCACCAAGTTCGCGTCGAAGGTCTACATCATCCACCGCAAGGACTCGCTGCGGGCGTCGAAGATCATGCAGGAGCGTGCCGTCGCGAACCCCAAGATCGAGTTCATCTGGAACTCCGCGGTCGACGAGATCCTGGGCGACGACGCCGTGAACGGTGTGCGCCTGCGCTCGACGGTGGACGACACCGTGAGCGAGCTCCCCCTCGACGGTCTGTTCGTCGCCATCGGCAACGACCCCCGCACCCACCTCGTGCACGACAAGCTGCAGCTCACCGACCAGGGCACCATCTGGGTCGACGGCCGTTCCTCGCGCACGTCGGTCGAGGGTGTCTTCGCCGCCGGCGACGTCATCGACCCGACCTACCGCCAGGCCATCACGGCCGCCGGCAGCGGTACCGTCGCTGCCCTCGACGTGGAACACTTCCTCGCCGCCCGCGGCGAGGCCGGCGAGCCCGCGGTCGCGGAGAGCCCCATCGAGGGCCTTCCCGACGCCGCTGTCGTCTGA
- the murJ gene encoding murein biosynthesis integral membrane protein MurJ, with the protein MTSQPPGSPVPRRSLTRRLLATLAAGALAFGLAVPAMPAAAAAPIPSPSASTTPAVLSAAPVANGILRPGEALTVAVTLAAGSGAAVATPVGLQLGTAPLSDDAALERWLGGDTAGVTLQQVATGSMDATASGAQTTTALSVPATDAALAGRAAGVYPVRVTADGAGLRTPTVVVVPNDAGAQTPVALVVPITAAPMTRGLLSASELAELTAVDGALSAQLDAVDGTGATLAVDPAIPAAIRVLGSAAPPTAVAWLQRLLALPNNRFALQFGDADIAAQLRAGLTAPLSPTSLQSYMTAADFTQPAPAVSAVSTPDPSTSATPGQPSYPSLTSLLDIGSATPNVFWPATGSAGADTVTALGALGTADQPAHVLVPSTSVVGGARQAAAAVAGVSTPVYDAEVSRALADAAGQNDTTRRGSALAAAQAYLALARAATGDQPVLAILDRGTDRSRVSLRATLGLVATAPGYSSSTLAAVSTIPASETTLAEATVDTARVTDVADLVADEQVIDRFATILDQPELLTGRERAEVLQVTNVSWTGDAARKAVSDHRAATRTTLDSVGILSSDFRLVSSSAPLRPWVRNDLPWPVTVVMAVDPNDVRLRVQPRTTVNAQASANTRVEVPVEARIANGEVSVALQLYSPTGEAVGSPQVVDVEVRAEWESIGLIVIILLIVAFLSLGVVRTIARRRRTRAEGDETPDADPPPDGSIVRKSPDADGRSPASDDSAPDTDDDGTDPLSSESTEENRPVSSIGRASVLIGAGTIASRLTGLLRTIVLVAAIGSIGGAGDAFAVANQLPNNIYAIISTGLLTAVVVPQIVKAAAHADGGQAFVSKLFTLGTVGLLGATALAMVAAPLLVQVYASKFTDDQLALSTAFAYWCLPQVFFYGLYALLGEILNARRVFGPYTWAPIVNNVISIAGFGVFILIFSGPQDRVDAWTPSMIATLAGTATAGIVVQTLVLLFFWRRAGLTLRPDFQWKGVGLRHIGRLAGWTFLMVVAGQLAGIVQSNVLSGASGNDPAIFVSQNAWLLFMLPYSIIVLSIGTPYFTQLSEHAAADRHDQVRADISRSIRTLGFFIVASAAALAVAAVPASRIFTTNAEQAVAAAPVLLCFLVCLVPLAVLFVVQRTFYAYNDTRTPFFFTLLQCALVAGGAVLASAVLGRGELAAGVALTQSIASVVQVVVATVLLHRRLSGIGTASWLLALGRFALAALPAAAAGYGVLLLLGGTDGWTTSSALAGAAGAAIVGSVVLAVYLGILALFRTPELAPALALGRRFLPHR; encoded by the coding sequence GTGACCTCCCAGCCTCCGGGCTCACCCGTGCCGCGGCGCTCCCTCACGCGCCGGCTGCTGGCGACCCTCGCCGCCGGCGCCCTGGCGTTCGGACTCGCGGTCCCGGCGATGCCCGCCGCGGCTGCCGCACCGATCCCCTCGCCGTCGGCCTCGACGACGCCGGCCGTCCTGTCGGCCGCACCCGTCGCCAACGGCATCCTGCGCCCCGGTGAGGCGCTGACGGTCGCCGTGACCCTGGCGGCGGGTTCCGGGGCGGCCGTCGCGACCCCCGTCGGCCTGCAGCTGGGAACGGCGCCCCTGAGCGACGACGCGGCCCTCGAGCGCTGGCTCGGCGGCGACACCGCCGGAGTCACCCTGCAGCAGGTCGCCACCGGATCGATGGATGCCACCGCCTCCGGCGCCCAGACCACCACGGCGCTGTCGGTACCGGCGACCGACGCCGCGCTGGCCGGACGCGCGGCGGGCGTCTACCCGGTGCGCGTGACGGCCGACGGCGCGGGTCTGCGCACTCCGACCGTGGTCGTCGTTCCGAATGACGCGGGCGCGCAGACGCCCGTCGCCCTCGTCGTTCCCATCACGGCCGCACCGATGACCCGGGGGCTGCTGAGCGCGAGCGAACTGGCGGAGCTCACCGCGGTCGACGGCGCTCTCTCGGCCCAACTCGATGCGGTCGACGGAACCGGGGCGACCCTCGCGGTCGATCCCGCCATCCCCGCGGCGATCCGGGTTCTCGGCTCGGCCGCACCCCCCACCGCCGTGGCCTGGCTGCAGCGTCTGCTGGCGCTGCCCAACAACCGCTTCGCACTGCAGTTCGGTGACGCCGACATCGCCGCGCAGCTGCGGGCCGGCCTCACCGCCCCCCTCTCACCGACGTCGCTGCAGTCGTATATGACGGCCGCCGACTTCACCCAGCCCGCGCCCGCCGTCTCGGCGGTGTCGACGCCCGATCCGTCGACATCGGCGACGCCGGGCCAGCCGTCCTACCCGTCGCTGACGTCGCTGCTCGACATCGGTTCCGCCACCCCGAACGTCTTCTGGCCCGCGACCGGATCCGCCGGCGCCGACACCGTCACCGCCCTCGGTGCCCTCGGGACCGCCGATCAGCCCGCCCACGTGCTGGTGCCGTCGACCAGCGTGGTCGGGGGCGCACGTCAGGCCGCCGCCGCCGTGGCAGGCGTATCCACCCCCGTCTACGACGCCGAGGTCTCGCGTGCTCTCGCCGACGCCGCCGGACAGAACGACACGACTCGACGGGGGTCGGCGCTCGCGGCCGCGCAGGCGTACCTCGCCCTGGCTCGCGCGGCCACCGGTGACCAGCCCGTCCTCGCCATCCTCGACCGCGGCACCGACCGCTCGCGCGTGAGTCTCCGCGCGACCCTGGGCCTCGTCGCGACGGCGCCGGGGTACAGCAGCTCCACGCTCGCCGCGGTGTCGACGATCCCGGCATCCGAGACCACCCTCGCCGAGGCGACGGTCGACACCGCCCGCGTCACCGATGTCGCCGATCTGGTCGCCGATGAGCAGGTCATCGACCGTTTCGCGACGATCCTCGACCAGCCCGAGCTGCTCACCGGACGCGAGCGCGCCGAAGTCCTCCAGGTGACGAACGTGTCGTGGACGGGGGATGCCGCCCGCAAGGCCGTCTCGGACCACCGCGCCGCGACGCGTACGACGCTCGATTCCGTCGGCATCCTGTCGTCGGATTTCCGACTCGTGAGTTCCAGCGCGCCGCTGCGGCCGTGGGTGCGCAACGACCTGCCCTGGCCCGTCACGGTCGTGATGGCCGTGGACCCCAACGACGTGCGACTCCGCGTGCAACCCCGCACGACCGTCAACGCTCAGGCGTCCGCCAACACGCGCGTCGAGGTCCCCGTCGAGGCGCGCATCGCCAATGGCGAGGTCAGCGTCGCCCTGCAGCTGTACAGCCCCACCGGAGAAGCCGTGGGCTCGCCGCAGGTGGTCGACGTCGAGGTGCGGGCCGAGTGGGAGAGCATCGGCCTCATCGTCATCATCCTGCTGATCGTGGCGTTCCTGAGTCTCGGCGTCGTGCGCACCATCGCCCGTCGCCGTCGAACGCGCGCCGAGGGCGACGAGACTCCGGATGCCGACCCCCCGCCCGACGGCAGCATCGTGCGCAAGAGCCCGGATGCCGATGGGCGCAGCCCGGCATCGGACGACAGCGCCCCCGACACCGACGACGACGGCACTGACCCGCTGTCATCCGAATCCACCGAGGAGAACCGCCCCGTGAGCAGTATCGGACGGGCGAGTGTGCTCATCGGAGCGGGGACCATCGCGTCGCGCCTGACCGGTCTGCTGCGCACCATCGTGCTGGTCGCGGCCATCGGTTCCATCGGTGGCGCGGGTGACGCCTTCGCCGTCGCGAACCAGCTGCCCAACAACATCTACGCGATCATCTCGACGGGTCTGCTGACCGCCGTAGTCGTCCCGCAGATCGTCAAGGCGGCCGCGCACGCCGACGGCGGCCAGGCATTCGTCTCCAAGCTCTTCACGCTGGGCACGGTGGGCCTGCTGGGGGCCACCGCGCTCGCCATGGTCGCCGCGCCCCTGTTGGTGCAGGTGTACGCGAGCAAGTTCACCGACGATCAGCTGGCACTGTCGACCGCCTTCGCCTACTGGTGCCTACCGCAGGTCTTCTTCTACGGTCTGTACGCGCTGCTGGGCGAGATCCTGAACGCCCGGCGCGTCTTTGGCCCGTACACGTGGGCGCCGATCGTCAACAACGTCATCTCGATCGCCGGGTTCGGCGTCTTCATCCTGATCTTCAGCGGACCGCAGGATCGCGTCGACGCGTGGACGCCCTCGATGATCGCGACGCTCGCCGGCACCGCCACCGCCGGCATCGTCGTACAGACCCTGGTGCTGCTGTTCTTCTGGCGGCGGGCGGGGCTCACGCTGCGGCCCGATTTCCAGTGGAAGGGCGTGGGCCTGCGCCACATCGGGCGTCTCGCGGGCTGGACCTTCCTGATGGTCGTGGCGGGTCAGCTCGCCGGCATCGTGCAATCCAACGTGCTCTCGGGCGCCTCGGGGAACGACCCCGCCATCTTCGTCTCTCAGAACGCGTGGCTGCTGTTCATGCTCCCGTATTCGATCATCGTGCTGTCGATCGGAACGCCGTACTTCACCCAGCTCAGCGAGCACGCGGCCGCGGATCGCCACGACCAGGTGCGCGCGGACATCTCGCGCAGCATCCGCACGCTCGGCTTCTTCATCGTCGCGTCGGCCGCGGCCCTCGCCGTCGCCGCGGTTCCCGCCAGCCGCATCTTCACCACGAACGCGGAGCAGGCCGTCGCCGCGGCACCGGTGCTGCTGTGCTTCCTGGTCTGCCTCGTGCCCCTCGCCGTGCTGTTCGTCGTACAGCGCACCTTCTACGCGTACAACGACACGCGCACACCCTTCTTCTTCACGCTTCTCCAGTGCGCCCTCGTCGCCGGCGGCGCAGTCCTCGCCAGTGCCGTTCTCGGTCGCGGCGAGCTGGCGGCGGGTGTGGCCCTGACCCAATCCATCGCCAGCGTCGTGCAGGTCGTCGTCGCTACCGTGCTGCTGCACCGTCGCCTGTCCGGCATCGGAACGGCATCATGGCTGCTCGCCCTCGGCAGGTTCGCGTTGGCCGCCCTTCCGGCGGCGGCCGCCGGGTACGGGGTGCTGCTGCTGCTCGGTGGCACGGATGGCTGGACGACCAGCAGCGCCCTCGCGGGAGCGGCAGGTGCCGCCATCGTCGGCTCCGTCGTGCTCGCCGTGTACCTCGGCATCCTGGCGCTCTTCCGCACCCCCGAGCTCGCGCCGGCGCTCGCCCTGGGCCGACGCTTCCTCCCCCACCGCTAG
- a CDS encoding methyltransferase, protein MLPEPDALLCRALADDLRAAGFASAALREAWGAQADDALARGLRRPATRALGDRGDALAVLGRLWGLGLPVARGDVEAALPALRVDGAVTLGLIEASGDAVTPAVLLRPQGFSDDQGDVEWWIASDLDESALEGPLPENHVLGVGGASETLARLQLTRRAHTALDLGTGCGIQALRLRRLVDHVVATDISERALRFTRLNALLNDVDGIETRHGSLFEPVAGETFDRVASNPPFVITPRVAGVPAYEYRDGGLEGDALVASVIGGVGAHLSPGGVAQSLGNWEYREGESGLDRVRDWIGTSMDAWVVERQVLDPLAYAELWVRDGGTVAGTPAYARLIDAWLDDFAERGVTGIGFGYVLVRKPLAGAPTLARFERVDGGGEAWFGPHLAACLAAHDRAALLDDESLADSVLRVAPDVTEARHHRPGEEDPSVIELRQGGGFARTLEVDPALAALVGACDGDLSVGVLVDAIAQLLEVDAEALRADLLPRVRELLVTGFVDFADD, encoded by the coding sequence GTGCTCCCCGAACCCGACGCCCTGCTGTGCCGCGCCCTCGCCGACGACCTCCGCGCGGCGGGCTTCGCCAGCGCTGCGCTGAGAGAGGCGTGGGGGGCCCAAGCCGACGACGCTCTCGCCCGCGGCCTGCGTCGCCCCGCCACGCGCGCGCTGGGTGACCGGGGTGACGCGTTGGCCGTGCTGGGACGCCTCTGGGGTCTGGGACTGCCCGTGGCACGCGGCGACGTCGAGGCGGCGCTGCCCGCGCTGCGCGTCGACGGAGCCGTGACTCTGGGGCTCATCGAGGCGTCGGGCGATGCGGTCACCCCGGCGGTGCTGCTGCGCCCGCAGGGGTTCTCCGACGACCAGGGCGACGTCGAATGGTGGATCGCGAGCGATCTCGACGAGTCGGCGCTCGAGGGCCCGCTCCCCGAGAACCACGTGCTCGGGGTGGGGGGCGCCTCCGAGACCCTCGCGCGGCTGCAGCTCACGCGTCGCGCGCACACCGCCCTCGATCTCGGCACGGGGTGCGGCATCCAGGCCCTGCGGTTGCGTCGTCTGGTCGACCACGTCGTCGCGACCGACATCTCGGAGCGCGCGCTGCGGTTCACCCGGCTGAACGCCCTGCTCAACGACGTCGACGGCATCGAGACGCGGCACGGTTCACTGTTCGAACCCGTCGCCGGCGAGACGTTCGACCGTGTGGCCTCGAATCCCCCGTTCGTCATCACTCCCCGCGTGGCCGGCGTTCCGGCGTACGAATACCGCGACGGTGGTCTCGAGGGCGACGCGCTCGTCGCGTCGGTCATCGGCGGTGTGGGTGCGCACCTCTCCCCCGGCGGTGTCGCGCAGTCGCTCGGCAATTGGGAGTACCGAGAGGGTGAGTCGGGGCTCGACCGGGTGCGCGACTGGATCGGAACGTCGATGGACGCCTGGGTCGTCGAGCGGCAGGTGCTCGACCCGCTCGCCTACGCCGAACTGTGGGTGCGCGACGGCGGCACGGTCGCCGGAACCCCCGCGTACGCGCGGTTGATCGACGCCTGGCTCGACGACTTCGCCGAGCGGGGGGTGACCGGCATCGGTTTCGGCTACGTGCTCGTGCGCAAGCCTCTCGCCGGAGCCCCCACGCTCGCCCGCTTCGAGCGGGTCGACGGCGGCGGCGAGGCGTGGTTCGGGCCGCACCTGGCCGCCTGCCTCGCCGCGCACGATCGCGCGGCGCTGCTCGACGACGAGAGCCTGGCCGACAGCGTGCTGCGCGTCGCCCCCGACGTGACCGAGGCTCGGCACCACCGACCGGGTGAAGAGGACCCCTCGGTCATCGAGCTGCGCCAGGGCGGGGGCTTCGCGCGCACGCTCGAGGTCGACCCCGCGTTGGCGGCGCTCGTGGGCGCGTGCGACGGCGATCTGTCGGTGGGCGTGCTCGTCGACGCGATCGCGCAGCTGCTCGAAGTGGATGCCGAGGCCCTCCGCGCCGACCTGCTCCCGCGTGTGCGTGAGTTGCTGGTGACCGGGTTCGTGGACTTCGCCGACGACTGA
- a CDS encoding CCA tRNA nucleotidyltransferase, whose product MLNMVDGLARLEELAAHPVVATLARVFADAGRDLALVGGPVRDALLGRITHDFDFTTDARPDEILALVKPVSSVQWDVGRAFGTIGARVKGEQVEITTYRADSYDGVTRKPTVEFGDTLEADLNRRDFTVNAMALRVPARTLVDPTGGVEDLLAQRLRTPIDPAVSFGDDPLRMLRGARFASQLEFTLDPDTLAAIVELRASLQIVSPERVQAELVRLLQTDDPVRGIRVLVETGLIDEFLPEVPALRLEVDEHHHHKDVYEHSLTVLRQAIALEKERHPDAAPDVPLRLAALLHDIGKPATRRLEPGGGVTFHHHDIKGARLARKRLQALRFDANTTTVVSRLVELHLRFFGYAEGAWTDSAVRRYVRDAGDELERLHILTRADVTTRNKRKAHRLASAYDDIENRISALREQEQIDAIRPELDGNRIQEVLGVKPGREVGEAYRFLLELRLDEGMLGEDEAEKRLRQWWAARG is encoded by the coding sequence ATGCTGAACATGGTCGACGGTCTCGCGCGCCTGGAGGAGTTGGCGGCCCACCCCGTGGTCGCCACGCTCGCCCGCGTCTTCGCCGACGCCGGTCGCGACCTGGCCCTGGTCGGGGGACCCGTCCGCGACGCGTTGCTGGGCCGGATCACCCACGACTTCGACTTCACCACCGACGCGCGTCCCGACGAGATCCTCGCCCTGGTGAAGCCGGTGTCGTCGGTGCAGTGGGACGTCGGTCGGGCCTTCGGCACGATCGGCGCCAGGGTCAAGGGCGAGCAGGTCGAGATCACGACCTACCGGGCCGACAGCTACGACGGCGTCACCCGCAAGCCCACGGTCGAGTTCGGTGACACGCTCGAGGCCGATCTCAACCGCCGCGACTTCACGGTCAACGCCATGGCGCTACGGGTTCCCGCCCGCACCCTGGTCGACCCGACGGGCGGCGTCGAAGACCTGCTGGCCCAGCGCCTGCGCACCCCCATCGATCCCGCGGTGAGCTTCGGCGACGACCCCCTGCGCATGCTGCGCGGAGCCCGATTCGCGTCGCAGCTCGAGTTCACCCTCGACCCCGACACGCTCGCCGCCATCGTCGAGCTGCGCGCCTCGCTGCAGATCGTCAGCCCCGAGCGCGTGCAGGCCGAACTCGTACGGCTGCTCCAGACCGACGACCCCGTCCGCGGTATCCGGGTGCTGGTCGAGACCGGCCTGATCGACGAGTTCCTGCCCGAGGTACCGGCGCTGCGCCTCGAGGTCGATGAGCACCACCACCACAAAGACGTCTACGAGCACTCGCTCACGGTGCTGCGCCAAGCCATCGCGCTCGAGAAGGAACGGCATCCGGATGCCGCCCCCGACGTGCCGCTGCGTCTCGCGGCGCTGCTGCACGACATCGGCAAGCCCGCGACGCGGCGCCTGGAGCCGGGCGGCGGCGTGACCTTCCACCACCACGACATCAAGGGCGCACGCCTGGCCCGCAAGCGTCTGCAGGCGCTGCGCTTCGACGCGAACACCACGACCGTCGTCTCGCGCCTGGTCGAACTGCACCTGCGGTTCTTCGGCTACGCCGAGGGCGCGTGGACCGACTCCGCGGTCCGACGCTACGTGCGCGACGCCGGCGACGAGCTCGAACGCCTGCACATCCTCACGCGGGCCGACGTGACCACGCGGAACAAGCGCAAGGCCCACCGCCTGGCATCCGCGTACGACGACATCGAGAACCGCATCTCCGCCCTGCGCGAGCAGGAGCAGATCGACGCGATCCGCCCCGAGCTCGACGGCAACCGCATTCAAGAGGTGTTGGGTGTGAAGCCCGGTCGCGAGGTGGGCGAGGCCTACCGGTTCCTGCTCGAGCTGCGCCTCGACGAGGGCATGCTCGGCGAAGACGAGGCCGAGAAGCGGTTGCGGCAGTGGTGGGCGGCGCGGGGGTAA
- a CDS encoding GAF domain-containing protein, with translation MSSSWSRPAISPETSGLLIARAHDELLAGNEDRRLDDVRPLVQDSWRRSLASLVGPEGLPSLELASDELEAYRRAHPLAGVMDMVRSLLLPGTAEESGVVVAVGDAAGRLLWVEGDRHIRTLTGDMGFVAGANWAEDAVGTSAPGTALTLDRSVQIRGAEHFNRLVQPWSCTAAPVHDPETRRLIGVIDVTGGPEAVTPQAQLLVDATARAIESEILVARLRAQHPPAPKRAAPSRALLRILGRDRALLEVDGAVRELSARHAEILLLLAVHREGLSAEALSEAVYGHPAVETLRPEMVRLRRALVPVASRLVPASRPYRLLEDLETDAQHVLSLLDRGAHRVALAAYAGSVLPESDAPGVVEVRESVRSALREALIAEASVDVLLAYAETAEACDDQEVLRLCLGMLPPRSPKRSGLVARLERLERA, from the coding sequence GTGTCCTCTTCCTGGTCGCGACCGGCCATCTCTCCCGAGACCTCGGGACTGTTGATCGCGCGCGCCCACGACGAGCTGCTCGCCGGCAACGAGGATCGACGCCTCGACGACGTGCGGCCCCTCGTGCAGGACTCGTGGCGGCGGTCGCTGGCGTCGCTGGTCGGACCCGAGGGGCTTCCCTCGCTCGAGCTCGCCAGCGATGAGCTCGAGGCCTATCGTCGCGCCCATCCGTTGGCGGGGGTGATGGACATGGTGCGGTCGCTCCTGCTGCCCGGCACGGCCGAGGAATCGGGCGTCGTGGTCGCCGTCGGAGACGCTGCCGGGCGCCTGCTGTGGGTCGAGGGCGACAGGCACATCCGCACGCTCACCGGCGACATGGGTTTCGTCGCGGGCGCGAACTGGGCGGAGGACGCCGTGGGCACCTCGGCCCCGGGAACGGCGCTCACCCTGGACCGGTCGGTGCAGATCCGCGGCGCCGAGCACTTCAACCGGCTCGTGCAGCCGTGGTCGTGCACCGCGGCTCCCGTGCACGATCCCGAGACGCGGCGCCTGATCGGTGTGATCGACGTCACGGGCGGGCCCGAGGCCGTGACGCCCCAGGCTCAACTGCTGGTGGATGCCACGGCCCGCGCGATCGAGAGCGAGATCCTCGTCGCGCGACTGCGCGCGCAGCATCCACCCGCGCCGAAGCGGGCGGCGCCGTCGCGCGCGTTGCTGCGCATCCTGGGTCGCGATCGCGCACTGCTGGAGGTGGATGGGGCGGTGCGGGAACTCAGCGCGCGGCACGCCGAGATCCTGCTGCTTCTCGCCGTGCACCGGGAAGGGCTGTCGGCCGAGGCGCTCAGCGAAGCGGTCTACGGCCACCCCGCCGTCGAGACGCTGCGGCCCGAGATGGTGCGCTTGCGCCGCGCGCTCGTCCCCGTCGCGTCGCGTCTGGTTCCGGCATCCCGGCCCTATCGCCTGCTGGAGGATCTCGAGACCGACGCGCAGCACGTGCTGTCGCTGCTCGATCGCGGGGCGCACCGGGTGGCGTTGGCGGCGTACGCGGGCTCGGTGCTGCCGGAGTCGGACGCACCCGGGGTCGTCGAGGTGCGCGAGTCGGTCCGCTCGGCGTTGCGTGAAGCGCTCATCGCCGAGGCGAGCGTCGACGTGCTCCTCGCCTACGCCGAGACCGCCGAGGCGTGCGACGACCAGGAGGTGCTGCGGCTGTGTCTGGGCATGCTCCCCCCGCGTTCTCCGAAGCGCTCGGGGCTCGTCGCGCGGTTGGAGCGGCTCGAGCGGGCGTGA